A region from the Streptomyces lydicus genome encodes:
- a CDS encoding alpha/beta fold hydrolase: MPHFRTYDDAELHYRVLGPADSPLPPLVCLAGGPGRDAAYLGDLGGMSAHRQLILPDSRGTGASPAAADPSRYAFPQLAEDVEALRAHLGLERFALLAHDAGAAVAQAYAARHPQRLTRLVLVCPGSRLQGELPDDAREIFAAREHEQWWPQASAAVRQLAETSDMDEVRALLFAAAPLAYGRWEEPQQAHAATEGEQLGPVPRAGFWQGVDEQLREALASGLGDVSCPVLVVTGDRDGVTGMRAGELVAESFPDARVRPLHEVGHYPWVDAPELFGPAVEDFLHSA, from the coding sequence ATGCCGCACTTCCGCACCTACGACGACGCCGAGCTCCACTACCGCGTGCTCGGCCCGGCCGACTCGCCCCTGCCGCCCCTGGTGTGTCTGGCCGGCGGCCCCGGACGGGATGCCGCGTACCTGGGCGACCTCGGCGGGATGAGCGCACACCGGCAGCTGATCCTTCCGGACAGCCGCGGCACCGGCGCCTCCCCGGCCGCCGCCGACCCCTCCCGTTACGCCTTCCCGCAGCTCGCCGAGGATGTCGAGGCCCTGCGCGCGCACCTGGGCCTGGAGCGGTTCGCCCTGCTCGCGCACGACGCGGGGGCCGCGGTCGCCCAGGCGTACGCGGCGAGGCACCCGCAGCGGCTGACCCGGCTGGTCCTGGTCTGCCCCGGCTCCCGGCTGCAGGGCGAACTCCCCGACGACGCACGGGAGATCTTCGCCGCACGCGAGCACGAGCAGTGGTGGCCACAGGCCTCGGCGGCGGTGCGGCAACTGGCCGAGACCTCCGACATGGACGAGGTACGGGCGCTGCTGTTCGCCGCGGCGCCGCTCGCCTACGGGCGCTGGGAGGAGCCACAACAGGCCCATGCCGCCACGGAGGGCGAACAGTTGGGGCCGGTACCGCGGGCCGGTTTCTGGCAGGGCGTGGACGAGCAACTGCGAGAGGCCCTGGCCTCGGGGCTGGGAGACGTGAGCTGCCCGGTGCTGGTGGTGACCGGTGACCGCGACGGGGTGACGGGCATGCGCGCCGGCGAGCTGGTGGCCGAATCGTTCCCCGACGCACGGGTCCGCCCGCTCCACGAGGTGGGCCACTACCCCTGGGTGGACGCCCCGGAACTGTTCGGCCCGGCAGTGGAGGACTTCCTGCACTCGGCCTGA
- a CDS encoding MFS transporter: MTADRPRRSADPFAGTHTDLAPPADERTDHLSDDPAIDPADAPPHTGGILGRAHRALTFGIISVVSVVAFEAIAVNTAMPVAARALDGIGLYAFAFSAYFTASLFAMALAGEWSDRHGPLAPLFAGIAAFGVGLLVAGGAQSMGMFVTGRGVQGMGGGMVVVSLYVVVGRAYPDRLRASIMAAFSAAWVVPVIVGPLVAGTLTEQLGWRWVFLAIPVLILLPLAVMLPALRKLPRTRPGPDGGVRQVLGNRRCLLALAAAVGACLLQYAGQHPAWTGLAPAAAGLALLVPAIARLLPRGTFRAGRGLPSVVLMRGLAAGALVGSESFIPLMLVTQRGLSPTLAGLSLTGGGLTWALGSYVQSRPRMEPHRERLMGLGMVLLAAAIVTVPLALLDAVPVAIVAAAWTVGGFGMGLNISSGGVLLLKLSRPEEAGSNSASLQMSDALGNVTFVGVGGVLFAAFGGGSIAAHGPAAAAGATPASHPAAFAAVFAAMAVVALAGAGVTSRLRPERV; encoded by the coding sequence ATGACCGCTGATCGCCCCCGCCGCAGCGCCGACCCGTTCGCCGGTACCCACACCGACCTCGCCCCGCCGGCCGACGAACGGACCGACCACCTGTCCGACGATCCGGCCATCGACCCTGCCGACGCCCCGCCCCACACCGGCGGCATCCTCGGCCGGGCCCACCGCGCGCTCACCTTCGGCATCATCTCCGTCGTCTCGGTCGTCGCCTTCGAGGCGATCGCCGTGAACACCGCGATGCCGGTCGCCGCCCGTGCCCTGGACGGGATCGGTCTGTACGCCTTCGCGTTCTCGGCCTACTTCACGGCGAGCCTGTTCGCGATGGCGCTCGCGGGGGAGTGGAGCGACCGGCACGGGCCGCTGGCGCCGCTGTTCGCCGGGATCGCCGCGTTCGGGGTGGGGCTGCTGGTCGCGGGCGGTGCGCAGAGCATGGGGATGTTCGTGACGGGCCGCGGAGTGCAGGGCATGGGCGGCGGGATGGTGGTGGTCTCGCTGTATGTGGTCGTGGGCCGGGCCTACCCCGACCGGCTGCGGGCGTCGATCATGGCGGCGTTCTCGGCGGCCTGGGTGGTGCCGGTGATCGTGGGCCCGCTGGTCGCCGGGACCCTCACCGAACAGCTCGGCTGGCGCTGGGTCTTCCTCGCCATCCCGGTGCTGATACTGCTGCCGCTCGCGGTGATGCTGCCCGCGCTGCGCAAGCTGCCCCGTACGCGGCCGGGCCCGGACGGCGGTGTACGCCAGGTGCTGGGCAACCGGCGCTGTCTGCTCGCGCTGGCCGCCGCCGTGGGCGCCTGCCTGCTGCAGTACGCGGGCCAGCACCCGGCCTGGACCGGGCTGGCGCCCGCGGCCGCCGGGCTGGCCCTGCTGGTACCGGCCATCGCGCGGCTGCTGCCGCGCGGCACCTTCCGCGCGGGGCGCGGTCTGCCGAGCGTGGTGCTGATGCGCGGTCTGGCCGCCGGGGCGCTGGTCGGCTCCGAGAGCTTCATCCCGCTGATGCTGGTCACCCAGCGCGGGCTGTCCCCCACCCTCGCCGGTCTCTCCCTCACCGGCGGCGGACTGACCTGGGCGCTGGGCTCGTACGTCCAGAGCCGGCCGCGTATGGAGCCGCACCGGGAGCGGCTGATGGGCCTGGGCATGGTGCTGCTGGCGGCGGCCATCGTGACGGTGCCGCTGGCGCTGCTCGACGCGGTGCCCGTCGCGATCGTCGCGGCGGCCTGGACGGTCGGCGGGTTCGGCATGGGCCTGAACATCTCCAGCGGCGGTGTCCTGCTGCTGAAGCTCTCCCGTCCCGAGGAGGCGGGCAGCAACTCCGCGTCCCTGCAGATGTCGGACGCGCTGGGGAACGTCACCTTCGTGGGGGTGGGCGGGGTGCTGTTCGCGGCCTTCGGCGGTGGCTCGATCGCGGCGCACGGGCCGGCGGCCGCGGCCGGCGCCACCCCGGCGAGCCATCCGGCGGCCTTCGCCGCGGTGTTCGCGGCGATGGCGGTGGTGGCGCTGGCCGGGGCCGGGGTCACAAGCCGGTTGCGACCCGAGCGGGTGTGA